The genomic DNA TGAACATTACGCAGCCGTCTTTGAAGACACAAGGCTACTCGTTATTTTAATCAATACCATTGTTGTCGCCCTATTATCAGCGCTTATTTCAACGGCCATTGGCGTGCTTGGGGCAATTGCGATTTTATTCATGCGTAATAAAGCGATGCGCAATGCCGTGCTGTCACTTAATAACATTCTAATCGTTAGTCCAGACGTCATTATTGGGGCATCATTCCTCATTTTGTTCACAATGATTGGCGTAAAGCTCGGATTCGCTTCGGTGCTTATTTCGCATATCGCCTTTAGCATTCCGATCGTCGTCATTATGGTATTGCCAAAGCTACAAGAAATGAGTCCGACACTTGTCGATGCAGCACTGGATCTTGGCGCATCAAAGCGTGACGTGCTGACACGGGTTATCATTCCATTTATCAAAC from Sporosarcina sp. FSL K6-1522 includes the following:
- a CDS encoding ABC transporter permease; translation: MEKLSKLPKLYLAVVFVILYAPIFYLIFYSFNSGGGMSNFESFTLEHYAAVFEDTRLLVILINTIVVALLSALISTAIGVLGAIAILFMRNKAMRNAVLSLNNILIVSPDVIIGASFLILFTMIGVKLGFASVLISHIAFSIPIVVIMVLPKLQEMSPTLVDAALDLGASKRDVLTRVIIPFIKPGILAGFFLALTYSLDDFAVTFFVTGNGFSTLSVEIYSMARAGITLTINALSGLIFLVTVVLVIGYYAISRKTKSPLAGVRK